In Halovulum dunhuangense, one genomic interval encodes:
- a CDS encoding nicotinate-nucleotide adenylyltransferase, which produces MRQGYPRAGAGMRIGLLGGSFDPPHAGHVHISRQALARLGLDRVWWLVSPGNPLKPDAPAALARRMAACRALVAHPRIEVTDIEARLGTRYTADTIAAVQARYPGVRFVWLMGADNMAGFHAWVRWREIMARVPVAVTPRPGWQIAAGLSPSARIHARDRLAAEEAGRLAGMAPPVWVMLPGAMVALSSTALRAQGRWRR; this is translated from the coding sequence GTGCGGCAGGGCTATCCACGGGCGGGCGCGGGCATGCGGATCGGGCTGCTGGGCGGGTCGTTCGATCCGCCGCATGCGGGGCATGTCCACATCTCGCGCCAGGCGCTGGCGCGGCTGGGGCTTGACCGGGTGTGGTGGCTGGTGAGCCCCGGCAACCCGCTGAAGCCGGACGCGCCGGCGGCCCTGGCGCGGCGGATGGCGGCCTGCCGGGCGCTGGTGGCGCACCCCAGGATCGAGGTCACGGACATCGAGGCGCGGCTTGGCACGCGCTACACGGCCGACACGATCGCGGCGGTGCAGGCGCGCTATCCCGGGGTGCGCTTCGTGTGGCTGATGGGGGCGGACAACATGGCCGGGTTCCACGCCTGGGTGCGCTGGCGCGAGATCATGGCGCGGGTGCCGGTGGCGGTGACGCCGCGGCCCGGCTGGCAGATCGCGGCGGGGCTGTCGCCGTCGGCCCGGATCCATGCGCGCGACCGGCTGGCGGCAGAGGAGGCGGGGCGGCTGGCAGGCATGGCGCCGCCCGTCTGGGTGATGCTGCCGGGGGCGATGGTGGCGCTTTCCTCGACGGCGCTGCGGGCCCAGGGGCGCTGGCGGCGCTGA
- the dacB gene encoding D-alanyl-D-alanine carboxypeptidase/D-alanyl-D-alanine endopeptidase encodes MTLSRRALLAGLAASLPLAAEARVDRAIRPFPRPEGLGAPPGPQAILAESGLAGVSAFALRDLATGRLIEAHRPEAALPPASVSKAATALYALDALGAGYRFRTLLLASGPVAGGRLEGDLYLVGGGDPHLDTDGLAGLAEQLVQAGVKSVAGRAFVVDGALPYHAHIDPLQPPHAGYNPAISGTNLNFNRVYFEWKPDAGGYWVAMTARGERFDPPVRMAEIRIAERSSPVFEHRLEGGRDVWSVARGALGGGGSRWLPVRMPGLYVAEVFAVLAAQKGVRLPAVNVARTLPGGLRVLGTAESAELAPMLRSMLRYSTNLTAEVVGLRAHQQSGGQPGSIAQSADAMTGWLRRTQGLGDGRFVNHSGLTDETRASPAELVEMLARAARGPLPGLLRDHPVSVAEGSREPVRGVQITAKTGTLNFTRGLAGYIGPAGGAPRLAFAILGADMAARAASDPRIEQPRGSRAWIGRARRQEDALLRRWAQLYV; translated from the coding sequence ATGACCCTATCCCGACGCGCGCTTCTGGCCGGGCTTGCCGCATCGCTGCCGCTGGCGGCCGAGGCGCGGGTGGACCGGGCGATCCGGCCCTTTCCGCGGCCCGAGGGCCTGGGCGCGCCGCCGGGTCCGCAGGCGATCCTGGCCGAAAGCGGCCTGGCGGGGGTCAGCGCGTTTGCGCTGCGCGACCTGGCGACGGGGCGGCTGATCGAGGCGCACCGGCCCGAGGCGGCGCTGCCGCCGGCATCGGTCAGCAAGGCGGCGACCGCGCTTTACGCGCTGGATGCGCTGGGGGCGGGCTACCGGTTCCGCACGCTGCTGCTGGCCAGCGGGCCGGTGGCGGGCGGGCGGCTGGAGGGCGATCTCTACCTGGTGGGGGGCGGCGACCCGCACCTGGATACCGACGGGCTGGCGGGGCTGGCCGAGCAGCTGGTGCAGGCGGGGGTGAAAAGCGTCGCGGGGCGGGCCTTCGTGGTGGACGGGGCCTTGCCCTATCACGCGCATATCGACCCGCTTCAGCCGCCGCATGCGGGCTACAACCCGGCGATTTCCGGGACGAACCTGAATTTCAACCGGGTGTATTTCGAGTGGAAGCCGGACGCGGGCGGCTACTGGGTGGCGATGACGGCGCGGGGCGAGCGGTTCGATCCGCCGGTCCGGATGGCCGAGATCCGGATCGCGGAACGGTCCTCGCCGGTGTTCGAGCATCGGCTGGAGGGCGGGCGCGACGTGTGGTCGGTGGCGCGCGGCGCGCTGGGGGGCGGCGGGTCGCGCTGGCTGCCGGTGCGGATGCCGGGGCTTTATGTGGCCGAGGTGTTTGCGGTGCTGGCGGCGCAGAAGGGGGTGCGGCTGCCGGCGGTGAACGTGGCGCGGACCTTGCCGGGCGGCCTGCGGGTGCTGGGCACGGCCGAGAGCGCGGAGCTGGCCCCGATGCTGCGGTCCATGCTGCGCTATTCCACCAACCTGACGGCCGAGGTGGTGGGCCTGCGCGCCCATCAGCAGAGCGGCGGGCAGCCGGGCAGCATCGCGCAGTCGGCCGATGCGATGACGGGCTGGCTGCGGCGCACGCAAGGCTTGGGGGACGGGCGCTTCGTGAACCATTCGGGGCTGACCGACGAGACGCGGGCAAGCCCGGCGGAGCTGGTCGAGATGCTGGCGCGCGCGGCGCGGGGTCCGCTGCCGGGGTTGCTGAGGGACCATCCCGTCAGCGTGGCGGAGGGATCGCGCGAGCCGGTGCGCGGGGTGCAGATCACGGCCAAGACCGGGACGCTGAACTTCACCCGCGGGCTTGCGGGCTATATCGGCCCCGCGGGCGGGGCGCCCAGGCTGGCCTTCGCGATCCTGGGGGCCGACATGGCGGCGCGGGCGGCGAGCGATCCGCGGATCGAGCAGCCGCGCGGCAGCCGGGCCTGGATCGGGCGGGCGCGGCGGCAGGAGGATGCGCTGTTGCGGCGCTGGGCGCAGCTTTACGTCTGA
- a CDS encoding DUF475 domain-containing protein, whose product MLHHFRWAFIVTALGLALGAVLGWRMTGTVSGTATVFFICTVLAILEISLSFDNAIVNANKLKDMTPEWQQRFLTWGILIAVFGMRIVFPLAIVAIAANIGPIAAMSLAWTEPQEYSRIMHDAHLPIAAFGGTFLMMVGLTYFFNEEKDVHWVGWIEAHMARFATIRGVEIAFVLLLILGFSRVIGGPEGVLFFKSAIYGLLTFLLVEVLGGLLDSSQKMLEGAAKGGLGAFLYLEVLDASFSFDGVIGAFALTQNLFIIAIGLGIGAMYVRSMTIALVRQGTLQQYRYLEHGAFYAILILSVIMYTQSLVHIPEVITGLGGVTLIGLSLWSSVRWNRANGNAEAHQHA is encoded by the coding sequence ATGCTCCACCATTTCCGCTGGGCCTTCATCGTCACGGCCCTGGGCCTCGCGCTTGGCGCGGTGCTCGGCTGGCGCATGACCGGCACCGTATCGGGCACCGCCACCGTCTTCTTCATCTGCACCGTGCTGGCGATCCTCGAGATCTCGCTCTCCTTCGACAACGCCATCGTCAACGCCAACAAGCTCAAGGACATGACGCCCGAGTGGCAGCAGCGCTTCCTGACCTGGGGCATCCTGATCGCCGTCTTCGGCATGCGCATCGTGTTCCCGCTGGCCATCGTGGCGATCGCCGCGAATATCGGCCCGATCGCCGCCATGAGCCTCGCCTGGACCGAGCCGCAGGAATATTCGCGCATCATGCACGACGCGCATCTGCCCATCGCGGCCTTCGGCGGCACCTTCCTGATGATGGTCGGCCTTACCTACTTCTTCAACGAAGAGAAGGACGTGCACTGGGTCGGCTGGATCGAGGCGCACATGGCCCGCTTCGCCACCATCCGCGGCGTCGAGATCGCCTTCGTCCTGCTGCTGATCCTCGGCTTCTCGCGCGTGATCGGCGGACCCGAGGGCGTGCTGTTCTTCAAGTCCGCCATCTACGGCCTGCTGACCTTCCTTCTGGTCGAGGTGCTGGGCGGCCTGCTCGACAGCTCGCAGAAGATGCTCGAAGGCGCGGCCAAGGGCGGGCTTGGCGCCTTCCTCTATCTCGAGGTGCTCGACGCGTCCTTTTCCTTCGACGGGGTGATCGGGGCCTTCGCGCTGACGCAGAACCTGTTCATCATCGCCATCGGGCTTGGCATCGGGGCGATGTATGTGCGTTCCATGACCATCGCGCTGGTCCGCCAGGGCACGCTCCAGCAGTACCGCTACCTGGAACACGGCGCCTTCTACGCCATCCTGATCCTGTCGGTGATCATGTACACCCAAAGCCTGGTGCATATCCCCGAGGTGATCACCGGCCTGGGCGGCGTCACGCTGATCGGCCTGTCGCTCTGGTCCTCGGTGCGCTGGAACCGCGCCAATGGCAACGCCGAGGCGCACCAGCACGCCTGA
- a CDS encoding DUF6635 family protein, with protein sequence MTRPAPFQDEDALRAWLDACRARIQPFARRHLSLAGSARLHRAALGWDVVRAPVNLLLSPLLVICRLAGHALRALGLRRAGGWLVTRNFLLRTDVARRLEIDIRREVLQLRAAPLRPTDPLETWLATALREYSGSRAAVAEMTVALVALSVGGAVFHALTPGMVSLGPNLADAMALEEAIQGFPLGNTAGAVWYTTFPPEAGLPRTALVTLGMVAFGAMATAFAGILADPLQTRLGLHQRRLHRLIDGLEDTLLRDGRSAFRSNEHYMARLLDMIDASLGVARGLGG encoded by the coding sequence ATGACACGACCCGCCCCCTTCCAGGACGAGGATGCGCTGCGCGCCTGGCTGGACGCATGCCGCGCCCGGATCCAGCCCTTCGCCCGCCGCCACCTGTCGCTGGCGGGCTCGGCGCGGCTGCACCGCGCGGCGCTGGGCTGGGACGTGGTGCGCGCGCCGGTCAACCTGCTGCTGTCGCCCCTTCTGGTGATCTGCCGGCTTGCGGGCCACGCCCTGCGCGCGTTGGGCCTGCGCCGCGCGGGCGGCTGGCTGGTCACGCGCAACTTCCTCTTGCGCACCGACGTGGCCCGCAGGCTGGAAATCGACATCCGCCGCGAGGTGCTGCAACTGCGCGCAGCCCCCCTGCGCCCCACCGACCCGCTCGAGACATGGCTCGCCACCGCGCTCAGGGAATATTCCGGCAGCCGCGCGGCGGTCGCGGAAATGACCGTCGCGCTGGTGGCCCTGTCGGTGGGCGGCGCGGTGTTCCACGCGCTCACCCCCGGCATGGTCTCGCTCGGGCCCAACCTCGCCGATGCCATGGCGCTCGAAGAGGCGATCCAGGGCTTCCCCCTTGGCAATACCGCGGGCGCCGTCTGGTACACCACCTTCCCCCCCGAGGCGGGGCTGCCGCGCACGGCGCTGGTCACGCTCGGCATGGTTGCCTTCGGCGCCATGGCCACCGCCTTCGCGGGGATCCTCGCCGATCCGCTCCAGACCCGGTTGGGCCTGCACCAGCGCCGCCTTCACCGGCTGATCGACGGGCTCGAGGATACGCTCCTGCGCGACGGGCGCAGCGCGTTCCGCTCGAACGAGCATTACATGGCGCGCCTTCTCGACATGATCGACGCAAGCCTCGGCGTCGCCCGGGGGCTTGGCGGCTGA
- a CDS encoding ABC transporter substrate-binding protein yields the protein MATASLAVFAAQGAAAQDMDALIEGARAEGMLTTIALPHSWCGYGDVIAGFKEKYPFLTINELNPDAGSADELEAVRANKDNKGPQAPDVLDIGLSFGPAAQAEGLLQPYKVATWDTIPDEAKEADGHWYGDYYGVMSFLVNTDIVDNVPTSFEDLLKPEYAGMVALAGDPRTSNQAILAVMAAGMARGAEPGTASAEAGLQFFKELNEAGNFVPVTARAGTLAQGTTPIVIAWDYNALSWRDGFEGNPAAEVTVPSDAVLAGVYVQAISAYAPQPNAAKLWMEYLYSDEGQLGWLAGYCHPIRFNDLVANDKVPQDLLDALPPAEAYEAAVFPSIEQVNANSAAVTSGWDAVVGANVVE from the coding sequence ATGGCGACGGCCTCGCTCGCGGTGTTCGCCGCGCAGGGCGCCGCGGCCCAGGACATGGATGCCCTGATCGAGGGCGCCCGTGCCGAGGGGATGCTGACGACCATCGCGCTGCCGCACAGCTGGTGCGGCTATGGCGACGTGATCGCCGGCTTCAAGGAGAAGTATCCCTTCCTGACCATCAACGAGCTGAACCCCGACGCGGGCTCGGCCGACGAACTGGAAGCGGTGCGCGCCAACAAGGACAACAAGGGCCCGCAGGCGCCCGACGTGCTGGATATCGGCCTGTCCTTCGGCCCGGCGGCGCAGGCGGAGGGGCTGCTCCAGCCCTACAAGGTCGCGACCTGGGACACGATCCCCGACGAGGCGAAGGAAGCCGACGGCCACTGGTATGGCGACTATTACGGGGTGATGTCGTTCCTCGTGAACACCGACATCGTGGACAACGTGCCGACCTCGTTCGAGGATCTGCTGAAGCCGGAATATGCCGGCATGGTGGCGCTTGCGGGTGATCCGCGCACCTCGAACCAGGCGATCCTGGCGGTGATGGCCGCCGGCATGGCGCGCGGCGCAGAGCCCGGGACTGCCTCGGCCGAGGCGGGGCTTCAGTTCTTCAAGGAGCTGAACGAGGCCGGCAACTTCGTTCCCGTGACCGCGCGCGCGGGCACGCTGGCGCAGGGCACCACGCCCATCGTGATCGCCTGGGACTACAACGCGCTCAGCTGGCGCGACGGCTTCGAGGGCAACCCGGCGGCCGAGGTGACGGTGCCCTCCGATGCGGTTCTGGCCGGCGTCTACGTTCAGGCGATCAGCGCCTATGCGCCGCAGCCCAACGCCGCGAAGCTGTGGATGGAGTATCTTTATTCCGACGAGGGTCAGCTGGGCTGGCTTGCGGGGTACTGCCACCCGATCCGCTTCAACGACCTGGTCGCCAACGACAAGGTCCCGCAGGATCTGCTGGACGCGCTGCCGCCGGCCGAGGCCTACGAGGCCGCCGTGTTCCCCAGCATCGAGCAGGTGAACGCGAACTCGGCCGCCGTCACCTCGGGCTGGGATGCGGTTGTCGGCGCGAACGTCGTCGAGTAA
- a CDS encoding ABC transporter permease, with the protein MRWLGVLPFLLFVGLFLLLPTMHVVVGAFRTADGAFTFDNVLALNQASIINAYWLSLRVSFFSAMLGCAIGFAMAAAIVFGGLPRAIRSPLLTFSGVASNFAGVPLAFAFIATLGPVGLITVWLRTEFGINLRAMGFNLLSAQGLIITYLFFQIPLMILIITPALEGMKREWREAASVLGASGLQYWRMVALPILFPSLLGTLALLFANAFGAVATAIALTGSSLNLAPILLFAQIRGDVLGNPGLGYALALGMIVITGAANTVYIVLRTRSERWLK; encoded by the coding sequence ATGCGCTGGCTAGGCGTGCTGCCCTTCCTGCTCTTCGTCGGGCTGTTCCTGCTGCTGCCGACGATGCATGTCGTGGTGGGCGCGTTCCGCACGGCGGATGGCGCCTTCACCTTCGACAACGTGCTGGCGCTGAACCAGGCCTCGATCATCAACGCCTACTGGCTGTCGCTGCGGGTGTCGTTCTTCTCGGCCATGCTGGGCTGCGCGATCGGCTTCGCCATGGCGGCCGCGATCGTCTTCGGCGGGCTGCCGCGCGCGATCCGCTCGCCGCTGCTGACCTTTTCGGGGGTCGCGTCGAACTTCGCGGGCGTGCCGCTGGCATTCGCCTTCATCGCGACGCTGGGCCCCGTCGGGCTGATCACCGTCTGGCTGCGCACCGAGTTCGGCATCAACCTGCGCGCCATGGGCTTCAACCTGCTGTCGGCGCAGGGGCTGATCATCACCTACCTGTTCTTCCAGATCCCGCTGATGATCCTGATCATCACCCCGGCGCTGGAGGGGATGAAGCGCGAGTGGCGCGAGGCGGCATCCGTGCTGGGGGCGAGCGGGCTGCAATACTGGCGCATGGTGGCGCTGCCGATCCTGTTCCCGTCGCTGCTGGGCACGCTGGCGCTTTTGTTCGCCAACGCCTTCGGGGCGGTGGCGACGGCCATCGCGCTGACCGGATCGTCGCTGAACCTGGCGCCGATCCTGCTGTTCGCGCAGATCCGGGGCGACGTGCTGGGCAATCCGGGCCTGGGCTATGCGCTGGCGCTGGGCATGATCGTGATCACGGGCGCGGCCAACACGGTCTATATCGTGCTTCGGACCCGGTCCGAGAGGTGGCTGAAATGA
- a CDS encoding ABC transporter permease yields MTRFIAWTVFLLGCLFFFLPLLGTAEFSLSMRREGYTFDAYRSVLANENFRATFGYSVVMALMTIAVGVLLVVPTAYWVRLRLPHLRPVVEFITLLPLVIPPIVIVFGYIRLYNTSSFLPLTGSTTGTNILLLFGYVVLALPYMYRAVDTGLRTIDVGTLTEAAQSLGAGWVTILARVILPNVLVAVMSGAFLTFAIVIGEFVLAALLNRPAFGPFMQLIGANRAYEPSALAVIAFAITWICMGLISLVSRFTRHTRAER; encoded by the coding sequence ATGACCCGTTTCATCGCCTGGACCGTCTTCCTGCTGGGCTGCCTGTTCTTCTTCCTGCCGCTGCTGGGCACGGCCGAATTCTCGCTTTCGATGCGGCGCGAGGGCTATACCTTCGACGCCTACCGCTCGGTGCTGGCGAACGAGAATTTCCGCGCCACATTCGGCTATTCGGTGGTGATGGCGCTGATGACCATCGCGGTGGGCGTCCTGCTGGTGGTGCCGACCGCCTACTGGGTGCGGCTGCGCCTGCCGCATCTGCGCCCGGTGGTCGAGTTCATCACGCTGCTGCCGCTGGTGATCCCGCCCATCGTGATCGTGTTCGGCTATATCCGGCTCTACAACACCTCGTCCTTCCTGCCGCTGACGGGCAGCACGACGGGCACCAACATCCTGCTGTTGTTCGGCTATGTCGTCCTTGCGCTGCCCTACATGTACCGCGCCGTCGATACCGGGCTGCGCACGATCGACGTCGGCACCCTGACCGAGGCCGCGCAGAGCCTGGGCGCGGGCTGGGTCACGATCCTGGCGCGGGTGATCCTGCCCAACGTGCTGGTGGCGGTGATGTCGGGCGCGTTCCTGACATTCGCCATCGTGATCGGCGAGTTCGTGCTTGCGGCACTTCTCAACCGGCCCGCCTTCGGGCCGTTCATGCAACTCATCGGCGCCAACCGCGCCTACGAGCCGTCGGCGCTGGCGGTGATCGCCTTCGCCATCACCTGGATCTGCATGGGGCTGATCTCTCTGGTGAGCCGGTTCACGCGACATACAAGGGCGGAACGCTGA
- a CDS encoding ABC transporter ATP-binding protein has translation MAFLELERLQKFYGKNHVVKDFNLSVEKGEFISFLGPSGCGKTTTLRMVAGFETPSEGSIRIDGQDVVKLRPNQRQIGMVFQSYALFPNMTVAQNVGFGLRVAGVPRPERDARVAEMLALIGLPDLGGRYPSQLSGGQQQRVALARALAVRPQVLLLDEPLSALDAKIRVSLRAEIRNIQRELGITTIYVTHDQEEALSMSDRIVVMHDGIAQQVGEPFEIYNRPATRFVATFVGTLNSLGARVLDPDAGRLELSGVEVALGRAVSAAQGARIDVALRPEVLSLDPREGCDVRLPGTVEEVSFLGSVVRIRVALASGQVQLDAFNDTTRHPPRPGDACAVHFSSRNLLL, from the coding sequence ATGGCCTTTCTCGAACTGGAGCGGCTTCAGAAATTCTACGGCAAGAACCATGTCGTGAAGGACTTCAACCTGAGCGTGGAGAAGGGGGAGTTCATATCCTTCCTCGGCCCGTCGGGCTGCGGCAAGACGACGACCCTGCGCATGGTGGCGGGCTTCGAGACGCCGTCCGAGGGGTCCATCCGCATCGACGGGCAGGACGTGGTGAAGCTGCGCCCGAACCAGCGGCAGATCGGGATGGTGTTCCAGTCCTACGCGCTGTTCCCGAACATGACGGTGGCGCAGAACGTGGGCTTCGGCCTGCGGGTGGCGGGCGTGCCGCGCCCCGAGCGTGACGCGCGGGTGGCCGAGATGCTGGCGCTGATCGGCCTGCCGGATCTGGGCGGGCGGTATCCGAGCCAGCTGTCGGGCGGCCAGCAGCAGCGCGTGGCGCTGGCGCGCGCGCTGGCGGTGCGGCCGCAGGTGCTGCTGCTGGACGAGCCGCTGTCGGCGCTGGACGCGAAGATCCGCGTCTCGCTTCGGGCCGAGATCCGCAACATCCAGCGCGAGTTGGGGATCACCACGATCTATGTGACGCATGACCAGGAAGAGGCGCTGTCGATGTCGGACCGCATCGTGGTCATGCATGACGGCATCGCCCAGCAGGTGGGCGAGCCGTTCGAGATCTACAACCGCCCCGCGACGCGCTTCGTCGCCACCTTCGTCGGCACGCTGAATTCGCTGGGGGCACGGGTGCTGGACCCGGATGCCGGCCGGCTGGAGCTGTCCGGCGTGGAGGTGGCGCTGGGCCGGGCGGTGTCGGCCGCGCAGGGCGCGCGGATCGACGTGGCGCTCAGGCCCGAGGTGCTGTCGCTGGATCCGCGCGAGGGCTGCGACGTGCGGCTGCCCGGCACGGTCGAGGAGGTGAGCTTTCTCGGATCGGTGGTGCGGATCCGGGTGGCGCTTGCCTCGGGGCAGGTCCAGCTCGATGCGTTCAACGACACGACCCGCCACCCGCCGCGCCCGGGCGATGCCTGCGCGGTGCATTTCTCCAGCCGCAACCTGTTGCTATGA
- a CDS encoding magnesium transporter CorA family protein encodes MIRGFTCEGGRLRPVEDAMARLDALVWIDMIAPDAEEERRVEAALGLNVPTRAEMEEIELSSRLYTEDGVSYMTAILPARAEGQDPYMGPVTFVLAGHCLITVRYHEPRAFATFPAMAEKGDMGCTGAETVLIGLLDTIVDRLADILEHVGREIDAMSGKVFKPAEGKRPRGSDYQAVLEHLGRTGDLTSNIRDSLVTMERLVGFLGQALTAQRMEKVMRERVRGLATDLRALADHANFLSQKTTFLLEAVLGLIQIEQNAIIKIFSVAAVVFLPPTLIASIYGMNFEHMPELGWRLGYPAAILGMIASAILPFVYFKRRGWL; translated from the coding sequence ATGATCCGAGGGTTCACATGCGAGGGCGGGCGGCTGCGGCCGGTCGAAGATGCGATGGCGCGTCTCGACGCGCTGGTGTGGATCGACATGATCGCCCCCGATGCCGAGGAAGAGCGGCGGGTCGAGGCGGCGCTGGGCCTGAACGTGCCGACCCGCGCCGAGATGGAAGAGATCGAACTGTCCTCGCGGCTTTATACCGAGGACGGCGTGTCCTACATGACCGCGATCCTGCCCGCGCGCGCCGAAGGGCAGGACCCCTACATGGGTCCGGTGACATTCGTTCTGGCGGGCCATTGCCTGATCACGGTGCGCTACCACGAGCCGCGCGCCTTCGCGACCTTTCCCGCCATGGCGGAAAAGGGCGACATGGGCTGCACCGGCGCCGAGACGGTGCTGATCGGGCTGCTCGACACCATCGTGGACCGGCTGGCCGACATCCTGGAGCATGTCGGGCGCGAGATCGATGCCATGTCGGGCAAGGTGTTCAAGCCCGCCGAGGGCAAGCGCCCGCGCGGCAGCGATTACCAGGCCGTGCTGGAGCATCTGGGCCGGACCGGCGACCTGACCTCGAACATCCGCGACAGCCTGGTGACGATGGAGCGGCTGGTCGGTTTCCTGGGGCAGGCGCTGACGGCGCAGCGCATGGAGAAGGTGATGCGCGAGCGGGTGCGCGGGCTGGCGACGGACCTGCGGGCGCTGGCCGATCATGCGAATTTCCTGTCGCAGAAGACCACCTTCCTGCTGGAGGCGGTGCTTGGCCTGATCCAGATCGAGCAGAACGCGATCATCAAGATCTTTTCGGTCGCGGCGGTGGTGTTCCTGCCGCCGACGCTGATCGCCTCGATCTACGGGATGAACTTCGAGCACATGCCGGAACTGGGCTGGCGCCTGGGCTATCCGGCGGCGATTCTGGGGATGATCGCCTCGGCCATCCTGCCCTTCGTGTATTTCAAGCGGCGCGGCTGGCTCTGA